One Dysosmobacter welbionis DNA segment encodes these proteins:
- a CDS encoding O-antigen ligase family protein → MKRKKTVPAEVVPKPVNDAAPVPEKDHPLYDRLFVVGFAVLLFFAMTVQTVPMSLILAAVALALSFGRGGYARFRGRLGIPVLGFLAFLILCGAASLYTSFGAYAYGEYAKLLASGALGLLLLARGREQNAGGLLFSFSAVCGVIGLLCIDAGCRGPLFRGFASFMEGLGDAAYQSLDQATYTGARFDGIYNDANLTGSLMALAVLVGLYLIRTGRKPWERFAACFLTGLSAVAFFTAMSRGAILCFGATVLCYLLFVGKGQRGQLFLLLFFTALSMGAFGLLSMTLLSSGSVLGTLAALPCGLVLWGLYEGLGQKAAEVLNGHPRLIAGIATGLVVLCAAGTVAAFTLTEPFVCTEENVLYRGADVTSGETYTITGDWDNGDEITLMAYGSTQAQEMENRTETYYSGPLSEASFTVPEGITRVLFQFRGPEGTQIRSLSLSDGTKIPTSYTLLPENLVSRFQKNLFQDRSFLLRVQYLKDGWTLFTQSPLTGHGLGATEGLLTSVQPFFYQSLYLHNHILQVMDETGLLGLAAFLALMLGAAWLLVRRLRTQQDGMAAVLLACWVMMNLHGLMEISFSVRMFQCAAFFLVLMSVVSCGEPAEGRSGVRILRVVGTLAAALWLVVSFAMLLGSQMAQAQFRDFDTTDMTRSEFLDSMEKLDRMDAYTDQDYKVNRMVNALQEGGSLNLGVASRCARELRETGDFDACYKVAAYYYLPLQDLSGFFEIMQEGLAQERSNADAWNSAFDLYGQAFAQLDESQMDAFVAGVLATMEQMEQANEYLLVPVALDEANQALADSVTTVETEDLDASAAYALLSAVFAGQQE, encoded by the coding sequence ATGAAGCGAAAAAAAACCGTGCCGGCAGAGGTGGTTCCAAAACCGGTGAATGATGCGGCGCCTGTGCCGGAGAAAGACCATCCGCTGTATGACCGCCTGTTTGTTGTGGGATTTGCGGTGCTGCTGTTTTTTGCCATGACGGTGCAGACGGTTCCCATGAGCCTGATTCTGGCGGCTGTGGCATTGGCGCTGTCCTTTGGCAGGGGGGGCTATGCACGGTTTCGCGGCCGCCTGGGAATCCCGGTCCTGGGGTTTCTGGCCTTTTTGATCCTCTGCGGGGCCGCCAGCCTGTATACGAGCTTCGGCGCCTACGCTTACGGAGAATATGCCAAGCTGCTGGCGTCCGGAGCCCTGGGCCTGCTGCTGTTGGCACGCGGACGGGAACAGAACGCCGGCGGACTCCTGTTCAGCTTCTCTGCCGTGTGCGGAGTGATTGGGCTTCTATGTATCGATGCCGGGTGCCGGGGACCGCTCTTTCGCGGCTTTGCCTCTTTTATGGAGGGGCTTGGGGATGCAGCTTATCAGAGCCTGGATCAAGCGACCTATACGGGCGCCCGGTTTGACGGCATCTATAACGACGCAAACCTGACCGGCAGCCTGATGGCGCTGGCGGTCTTGGTGGGACTCTACCTGATCCGTACAGGACGGAAACCGTGGGAGCGATTTGCGGCCTGCTTTCTGACCGGACTGTCCGCAGTGGCCTTTTTTACCGCGATGAGCCGTGGTGCCATTCTCTGCTTTGGCGCGACAGTCCTCTGCTATCTGTTGTTTGTGGGAAAAGGGCAGCGGGGCCAGCTGTTCCTGCTCCTGTTTTTCACGGCGTTATCCATGGGCGCATTCGGTCTGCTGTCTATGACGCTGCTCTCCTCCGGCTCTGTTCTTGGGACATTGGCCGCGTTGCCATGCGGACTTGTGCTCTGGGGCCTGTATGAAGGTTTGGGCCAGAAGGCGGCAGAGGTTCTCAATGGACACCCCCGCCTGATCGCGGGGATTGCTACCGGTCTGGTGGTGCTCTGCGCTGCGGGAACGGTGGCCGCTTTTACGCTGACGGAGCCCTTCGTCTGCACGGAGGAAAATGTTCTTTACCGGGGCGCGGACGTCACCTCCGGGGAGACCTATACCATCACCGGCGACTGGGACAACGGCGATGAGATCACTCTGATGGCCTATGGCTCCACCCAGGCGCAGGAGATGGAAAACCGGACGGAGACTTATTACAGCGGACCGCTGTCCGAGGCCTCCTTTACCGTGCCGGAGGGGATTACCCGGGTACTCTTCCAGTTCCGGGGACCGGAGGGGACTCAGATCCGCTCTCTGTCCCTCTCCGACGGTACGAAGATCCCCACATCCTATACGCTGCTGCCGGAAAACCTGGTGAGCCGGTTCCAGAAGAATCTGTTTCAGGACCGCAGCTTCCTGCTGCGGGTGCAGTATCTCAAGGACGGCTGGACCCTGTTTACGCAATCACCGTTGACGGGGCACGGCCTGGGCGCTACGGAGGGTCTGCTGACCTCGGTGCAGCCCTTCTTCTACCAGTCCCTCTATCTGCATAACCATATCCTGCAGGTGATGGACGAGACGGGTCTGCTGGGTCTTGCGGCGTTCCTGGCGCTGATGCTGGGTGCGGCATGGCTGCTGGTGCGGCGGCTGCGGACACAGCAGGATGGTATGGCTGCGGTATTGCTTGCCTGCTGGGTGATGATGAATCTCCACGGGTTGATGGAGATCTCCTTCTCCGTGCGGATGTTCCAGTGTGCCGCGTTTTTCCTGGTCCTTATGAGTGTTGTCTCCTGTGGGGAGCCCGCGGAGGGGAGAAGCGGCGTGCGGATCCTCCGGGTCGTAGGGACCCTGGCCGCCGCACTCTGGCTGGTCGTTTCCTTTGCGATGCTTTTGGGCAGCCAGATGGCACAGGCGCAATTCAGGGACTTCGATACGACGGATATGACCCGGTCGGAATTCCTGGACAGCATGGAAAAGCTGGATCGGATGGACGCCTATACCGATCAGGATTATAAGGTCAACCGGATGGTCAATGCACTGCAGGAGGGGGGCAGCCTCAATCTGGGTGTGGCGTCCCGCTGTGCCCGGGAACTGCGGGAGACCGGGGACTTTGACGCTTGTTATAAAGTCGCCGCTTACTATTATCTGCCCCTGCAGGATCTCTCCGGCTTCTTTGAGATCATGCAGGAGGGACTGGCTCAGGAGCGGTCTAATGCCGATGCGTGGAACAGTGCCTTTGATCTGTACGGACAGGCCTTTGCGCAACTGGACGAGTCGCAGATGGATGCGTTTGTGGCAGGCGTCTTGGCAACCATGGAACAGATGGAGCAGGCCAACGAGTATTTGCTGGTTCCGGTGGCGCTGGATGAGGCCAATCAGGCTCTCGCGGATAGTGTGACCACCGTGGAGACGGAGGACCTGGATGCCTCTGCCGCGTATGCGCTGCTCTCTGCGGTATTTGCCGGGCAGCAGGAATAA